Genomic segment of Paenalkalicoccus suaedae:
GTGCTTAAGTCATTGGAGACTATCGGTGAGATAGAAGTGGACTATGAGGCTCAGGTGGCGAGTCTTCCTGTAGAGTATCGTCACGAGAAACGAGCTCGATGGGATAGTGAATTTAATGAGCTTAATAAGAATATGTAAGGGGCATAACGCCCCTCTTTTTTATTTGTCCAATAACCCTGCTCGATCAAACATAGCAGCCATTTCTTGACGAGTTACAGGCTCTTGCGGTCTGTTTCCGTCTACAATGCCTGCCTTCGTTGCTTTTTCCCATGTCGCTTTAGCCCACGCTGATGGTTCGTTATTTGGTTTTGCACTCACATTAGTCACCCCCATATATTTTTGTACTCGTCTGCGAAAATCTACCATGTCAAAGTTGCGACCTGGGCAGTCGGTTGAACCGACATCCCTGTGACCTCGTACCGTTGTAGCGTTTACTGGTAGGTTAGCTTGCTTTAATACCCACGCTGTAAACTCTGCCATACTCTCGAGCACAACATCGCTTGGCTTCGCGCTATTAAAGTTGCCGGGTGTTGCGATACCAAAGTGATTGCCGTTATATCCTCTAGCGTGCGCCCCTTGCCTAAACATTCTCCCTTGCACCTTTGTCCCATCTGTATCAACTAAACCATTATAACCAATACCAGAGCTTATGCCAGCGCTGTTGCGGCGCACATCACTATGGTCACGTTGAGCGTTCTCAATGGTATAGCTAAAGGGAGCGCCAAAGTGGTGTATAATGACGCCTCTTACGGCTGATGGTGTCATGGCAGCTACGTTGCCGATCTTAAACCCTCTATCAACGATATTCATCTATTTATCCTCCCTTGGCTCTTTGTAGTTAAGGGCTCGTTTGCTGTCGCCAATACCCCTCACGACTGGATCGTTTATGACCCCAAGTGTCACGGCAATATAACTGAGGTACTCCACATAGCGCCAGTACGCCTCTGTTGATAGTCCGAAGTCTCCTAATATCATTGCAATTAAACCTGCTATCGCTGCCAAAAAATAAGGGTTCTTAAATCGTACTTTCCAATTTATCTTCATGTTAGCCTCCTGCTAATGCTAGAATGATCGTTAGGATAAAACCTGCGAATGCTGTCACACCTGTTGCAATTAAGCCAATTAACCATCTGCGGTGTATCACTTGTTCTTTTTTCTGTTCGTCTATCCTGTCGTTGATTTCAGTTTTGTTTTCTCGGTCTCTTGTGTACAATCGCTCAA
This window contains:
- a CDS encoding peptidoglycan recognition protein family protein, which encodes MNIVDRGFKIGNVAAMTPSAVRGVIIHHFGAPFSYTIENAQRDHSDVRRNSAGISSGIGYNGLVDTDGTKVQGRMFRQGAHARGYNGNHFGIATPGNFNSAKPSDVVLESMAEFTAWVLKQANLPVNATTVRGHRDVGSTDCPGRNFDMVDFRRRVQKYMGVTNVSAKPNNEPSAWAKATWEKATKAGIVDGNRPQEPVTRQEMAAMFDRAGLLDK
- a CDS encoding phage holin; translated protein: MKINWKVRFKNPYFLAAIAGLIAMILGDFGLSTEAYWRYVEYLSYIAVTLGVINDPVVRGIGDSKRALNYKEPREDK